One uncultured Draconibacterium sp. genomic window, AAAAAGAGAACATCGAAAAAGGGGTTGAATACATAAAAAGCCATAAAATTACCTGCGAATCGTTGGACAAACGAATCAGCTGGAAAGAAGAAAAATGCATCGACTGCGGAAATTGTACTGCAGTATGTTTTGCAGGCGCTTTAAACATGAACAAAAAAAGCTGGAAACTGGAATTCGACAAAAGCAAATGTGTGGTTTGTGAGCTTTGTATTCCGGCTTGCCCGCTGAATTTATTCGAGATCGACTTTAGATAACTTTTCGCATTAATCGTCATTCCGAACTTGTTTCGGAATCTTGTGAAAAAGATGCTGAATCAAGTTCAACATGACGTAATTAGAAAAACATGAAACTTTTTGAAGAAAGAACATATCGTACACAATTTAACTCCGAGCGGTTTTTGGGTTTTGAAGTAAAACACCTCGAAACTGATTTGTGGATTGGTGTTGATCCGGCGTCATTCGACGAAAAAATGCGTTCGGTGGCTCAAAGTAAAATTGAATGCCTCAGAACTACGTTTGACAAGTACATTGAAAAAGAACCTTTTTTCAAAAAAAGCCTGAAGCCCTTTCAACCTTCGGAGGCGGCACCAAAAGAAGCTGTTGAAATGGCTGAAGCTGCTGAAAAAGCAGGCATTGGTCCTATGTCGGCTGTAGCAGGTTTGTTTGCCCGCGAAGTGGGTCAGGAAATTCTTCAAAACTTTTCAGTTGAGGAGTTGGTTATAGAGAACGGCGGCGACATTTACCTGTGTTTAAAAGACGAGTTGGTATTATCTGTTTTTGCAGGTGAATCCATTTTATCAGAACGAATCGGGCTGGTGATCCCGGCAAAAAAAGAAGCTTTTGGCATTTGCACATCTGCCGGAACGGTTGGTCCGTCAATTAGTTATGGAGTAGCTGATGCAGTTGTAGTTGTTTGCGACGATATACTTTTAGCCGACGCTTTTGCGACAGCGCTTGGCAACAAGGTAAAATCGCCCGATCATGTTGAAAAGGTAATCAGACAAGCAGAAAAATATCCTGAAATCCAATCGTTGCTTATTATTTGCGAAGATAAAGTTGGGATTA contains:
- a CDS encoding NIL domain-containing protein, translated to MIKKRYILNFPPQSGDKAFTYHLVKEYDIRINILKAEVFPGKRGSLLLELQGKKENIEKGVEYIKSHKITCESLDKRISWKEEKCIDCGNCTAVCFAGALNMNKKSWKLEFDKSKCVVCELCIPACPLNLFEIDFR
- a CDS encoding UPF0280 family protein, translated to MKLFEERTYRTQFNSERFLGFEVKHLETDLWIGVDPASFDEKMRSVAQSKIECLRTTFDKYIEKEPFFKKSLKPFQPSEAAPKEAVEMAEAAEKAGIGPMSAVAGLFAREVGQEILQNFSVEELVIENGGDIYLCLKDELVLSVFAGESILSERIGLVIPAKKEAFGICTSAGTVGPSISYGVADAVVVVCDDILLADAFATALGNKVKSPDHVEKVIRQAEKYPEIQSLLIICEDKVGIKGENEMRILK